A segment of the Suncus etruscus isolate mSunEtr1 chromosome 7, mSunEtr1.pri.cur, whole genome shotgun sequence genome:
ATGAGAAGAACCACGAAGAATCACATGACTCACTATGACAGTGACCATGGATGGGACATGGGCACCCTAGATGAGAACCAGGCACTGACATGAGGGAATGTGATACACACGATTCCCCATCAGTAATAGGACTGCAAACCTTTGTGTCTAAGGGgagatgtctgccacagaggcaggctaaggttggggaaaaggaaaaactggggacactaatggcaggaaatgtgcattaaTGAAGATGTTCAAATATATgacttaggggccggagcgacagcacagcggtaaggcatttgctttgcacgcagccaatacaggatagaccctggttcgaattctggcattccataaggttcctctgagcctgacaggagtaactcctgagtgtgacccaaaaaccaaaataaaatcatatgaatgaggggctggagagatagcatggaggtaaagcatttgccttgcatgcagaaggacggcggtttgaatcctggcatcctatatggtcccctgagcctgccaggagcaatttctgagcatagagtcaggagtaacccctgagcactgccaggtgtgacccaaaaaccaaaaaaccaaacaaaaaattatatgaatgaaagtcaatcatgaacaactttgtgtatctcacagaaattaaatttaaaaattatttttaaaaaagttgggGGGAGGGCAGAGCTATCAATAGCactcaggtagggcatttgcctttcatgcagccaacccagatttagtctttggcatcttatatggtccataaacctgccaggagtaaatcttagcacagagccaggaggaacacgaGTGATGCTGCCAGGTGCGGCCCAACTCCCCCAAAAATGTCAGGTCCAGTGGGATCAAATGAGTggtctctgcccccccccccccaatttctcATGGAGCCCACAGATATCCAGAGAGAAATGCCCAAAGAGAGGTGCAAGGCTGGAGATGCTACACCAAGAACCAGAGGACGTTGGCCCTCCCTGAACAGAAGCTCTGGAAGTGGGCAGCCCTAGACATCCTCAACATGTCCATCTTTAGTGCCTTCATGGCCACAAACGAGCTGCCCAGCTCCAGCCCTTGCATCCACATTCCAGGCCAGACTGTAGAAGCCGCCTCCTCGCTGAGTCAGCCCTTGCTTGTTCGCTGGCTTGGAAGGAAAAAGCTCTTCCCCACCAACATCTGGGGAAAAGCATAGCCACAGGCCGGAATGTGGGTCCCGTGTCCCAGAGGCAGTTTTCCGTTCTCAGGAAACTGGGGGGCAGGGGCCGAGGCAGGCAGAGCCTTGGGAAGTCGGCCAAGCAAACCACCAAGTGGTGGTTAGGAAGGAAAGATCATCCCGGCAGGGTGAGCTGACCAGGACTGTTTTCCTTGTGAGGCCTGGGTGGCAGCTGGGACTTCAGCCAGGCCCTGAGAAGCGAGTGGGTTTCACCAGAATCTTCCAGGGCTCTGAGGGTGGACACTGAACAAAGAGTAGGGAGGTAGCACGGCAGGCAGGGAGTCTTTTGATGTTGAAGGCTGCCCTTGGCTGAGCTCTATGGCTATTCCCAGCTCCAAACACGGGGAcacacatggtgctggggatcaaacccggggtcTCATGCACACAAAGCTCCAGCCTTCGGGGCTCTTTTCCCAGCCCCAAGCATGGACCTACTTGGGATGCAGCTGAGGGTGTCCAGGAGAGCCTGTAACCTGCTTCCACCTGGCATGCACCCCACGTCTCCCTGCACATTTGTACAAATGCTGATCCCGGAGCTCAGAGCCCCCCAGAAGTCAAACATGGAGTGGGGGAGGACGTTTGGGTGTCCCCCATCATATCTGTTCGTGCCCACTGCTCCATGccccagtttcctcatctgtgatAGGGGTGCGGTGTGATCTTTGGTGGGTGCAGAAGCAGGGTCAGCCTCGGGAGGGTTCTGAAGTTTCTGCAGGAAGAAATTCTTGTCACTGCAGGTCAACACAGTAGAGCTCCTGGACACTCAGCCCCTGGCACGGCCCCCACAGCTTCCACACCAGCCTGCAAAGCCCAGGGCCCAGCTGGTCTCCAGGCCCACCATCATCCGGGGCTTCACCTACTACAAGGCACAGGTGCCTGATGAGGAAGAAGACGAGAATGACATTGAGGAGCTGCGTGAGTGGGGGACACATGGGCACAATGACACACAGGCCACGGTCTCTCTGGTCAGCCCCAGACAGATACCAAATCCAAATCAggaatgaaggggccagagtgagaataCAGCGgggaaagcatttgtcttgcatgcagccaaccgaggttcaatttctggcatcctatatggtcctctgagcattaccaggagtgatccctgagcacagagccaggagtaacccctgagcatctccaggtgtgaccccaaaaccaacaaacaaaaaaactaaaagcaaacagaaatatcaggaagAAGACCGTAGTGTCTCCTCCCCGAACTCAATGTGCCCCTTTTCTGCCCCCCAGAAGATGAGTTTTTCAGCGGGGATCACGAAGGGTACCTGCTGAGTGCGGAGCAGCTGCTGAGACAGGGAAGCGTCGCTGGAGCTGACCTGGATCTCCTGTCCCCCGCATGGCCCTCCAGTCCGGGCGTCCCCGACCCCATGAGCCCAGCCTCTGCTGAACAAGGGTCAACACCACCCCTAGCCGTGGGGGAGCTAGACACGCCCCCCACGGTCACTTCACCACTTTCCACCTCAGGGGCACCGCTGCCCACGGTGGCTGAAGCCACGCACACAGAAGTGGCAGGGACTGAGGCCACGGCTGGGTGGGGCACAGTGCCTGTCAGCCCCTCGCTGAGCCCGGAGGACATTCCGACCATAGGTGAGTGCCTCCTCTTTGCCTGGAGGTCCCTATCATAGTCCACGGAAGTGGGCAGGGTTGGACCCGGTCTGGGAGAGGGCCTGAATGGTCCCGACACGACAGGTGgggagagggtgtgtgtgtgtgtgtgcttgattGATCAACATAGCCCCAGAGCTGGGCTGAGGGGGCGGTCACCCTTGCACTTCAGCCCTGGAGCTGAGCTGAGGTGGTCATCTTTGTCCTCTCCACCAGGGAAATGCGAAGACACGCTGTCCTCCATCACCGAGCCTGTCCTCCAGAACACCTACGGGCGCAGCGAGGGCGCATGGATGAAGGACCCTCTGGCACAGGATGATCACATCTACGTCGCCAACTACCACTATGGCAACACGCTGATAGAGTTCCGGAACCTCGAGAGCTTCAAGCAGGGTAAGTACCCCCTCCCTCCTGTGCGTGGGGCAGGAGCACCCTGAATCCCTGGATGCTTGGGAAGGAGAAAGCAAGCTGGGCACACTAGGACCTCGCTAACAGGAGGTGGGTCGGGGAAGATgctagctttgcatgcagcagacccaggtccaGTTCCCGGCACTCCCTaaggccccctgagcaccgctaggagtGAGCTCTGATTACTGCTGGGAatgagcctgagcacagagccggatgcgattcctgagtgcagatccaggaatccCCCCGGAGCACCCCATCGTGAGCGGGCCGCAAGTAGCCACGGGGGGTGACCCCTGAACTCCACTGGGAGTGAGccgtagcacagagccagggatggcctctgagcaccactgggagtgagcCCGGAGCACTGAGCCCCGAGAACCACCGAGAGGGAGCCCAAGCAGCAGCCCCGGGCTCCCGTCCCGACACAGCTCGTGTCCCCGACGCAGGCCGCTGGAGCAACTCGTACAAGCTGCCGTACAGCTGGGCGGGCACGGGCCACGCGGTGCTGGGCGGCGCCTTCTTCTACCGCCGCGCCTTCTCGCGCACCATCCTCAAGTTCGACCTGCGGCGGCGCAGCGTGGCGGCCTGGGCGCTGCTGCACGACGCGGCGCTCGAGGAGCGGGAGCGGGAGCGGGCCGCGGACGCGGCGCCCGGGCGCTGGCGCGGGCCGTCGGACGTGCACCTGGCCGTGGACGAGGCGGGCCTGTGGCTGCTGTACCCGGCGCTGGACGACGACGCCATGGTGCTCAGCCGCCTCAGCGCCGCCGACCTGAGCGCGCGCCGCGACGCCACGTGGCGCACCGGGCTGAGGCGCGGGCGCTTCGGCAGCTGCTTCGTGGTGTGCGGGGTCCTGTACGCCGTGGACAGCGCCCGGCGCCGCCGCGCCGCCGTGGCCTACGCCTTCGACACGCACACGGGCACGCAGGTGGCGCCGCGCCTGCCCTTCGAGAACCGCTTCGCCGCCACCGCGCACGTGGGCTACAACCCGCGCGACCGGCTGCTCTACGCCTGGGACAACGGCCACCAGCTCACCTACCAAGTGGTCTTCGCCTACTGAGCGCCGCGGTTGCGCGCATGCATGCGCGCAACGGCGCTGCGGGTATGTGACGGGGCATGCGTGTGGAAGGGTGACATGCGTCCTTGCCCAAGGGCTACCTAGATACATGTTCATGCCTGTGTAAGGCGTGTACGTGCGTTAACGTGCCTGGGTTGTTACATGCATACGCATGCTTGTGCCTGCCTAATGGCGACATACGTTTCATATGTACGCATGATCACACATAGCGGTCACCAGCCCCCTTCGCTCCACTCTTCTTGGGTGAAACGACTATGGGGTCCGTCGGTGCCCATGGGTCGTGGATCGATCCAGCGTGGATGTGTTGGTCTTACCACCACTGTCTCTGCCTCGTGCCCATGGACTCCGGGGCTCGCAGACGCTAGCCTTCTGcaccccctcctgccctggctcCTCAACCCCAGTCGGTACTACTGGAGGTGGGAGGAAAGGGACGTGCTAAGGGGGCGAGGAAATGTATGTATTGGAGAAGTTttaaatcaaggaaaaaaaagtttataaaaatccaaagaattttaaaatccATTTCACGTGCAATTTTGTTTGCTCTGATAGGCCACCAGGGTGCCCGGAAGAGAATCTATTTTTGTAGATTACCATGCCTGCATAccctttcattcattcatccatccacttaCCTATTCATATCTCCATTcacccactcacacacacacacacacacacacacacacacacacacacccaccacTCACCCACAATCCCATCACCCATTGTTGCATCAGAGGAAGGTGATAGGTCTGTAGCCAACAGAGAACTGACATGGAGGTGACCTCTCCCAGCGGTCTTCCCGAAGCTTCACCTGGAGGCCCACAGGGGTTCAGGccctgctgctgccgccgccccATTCCTACTCCAATCTGGTGTCTGAACTCACCAGAGAGCTGGCCTGGCTCTACAATGACCAGGGAGATGCCTACAAGGACAGACCTCAGGCAGAGGCAGGCTCCGGTGAAGGAATGGGTCAGGCCCCCCGTGTCTGCGTGTGTCTTGGGAGCCCCACGGCCATGTTTGCCCAAGGTCTGACCGACCAGTGGCTGGCAGCCAGGTTGCACGGCTGCATCTGGTAGAGGTGAGCCAAGCCCGAGGGCTGGAATGTTTCTGGAACATGGCATCCTTCCGCATGGGCTGCCATGAACTTAGACCTGCGCTCACCATTGGGCCACCTCCCtgggcgcccccccccccatagttCAGAAATGGGTGTTCTTTTCCCTTAGTTCCCGTCCTGATACATGCTCTATGCTCTGTTGGGGGGGAGCAGTTGGCTCTTGTTTTGCATCTTCCTGGCAAAGATGCTGCAACAAGAATATGGCCTGAGTTTCTGCCGGAATGTTCGTAGCGGGAGAGCCCCCCCCCTCAGGACACCCCCAGCTGCCTGGATCAGTCAGACCCTTGGCGTTCACTCTGGACGCGACTGTCCATCTCTGGGGAACAGAGGCCAGCGAGCGTGGTTTCCAGGCTTATCCACAGAACAGTTGGCCTGGCTAAcagggcacagagccagggctTGGGGCGGAGACAGGGGCTGCAGATGGGGTGTTTCTCATCCTTGTGTCAAGCTGGCCAGACCCAGAAGCCCTGGAGAGTCCAGGACATGGCACATGAGGGCACTGGGACGGACAGCCAAagatggccccccccccccccgggctgcatAGGTCCTTGATGGTGTCCTCTCTACACCCCCCCAGGCCACTGGCAGGACAGTGTCACTAGGCTTCCTTTGTGCCCTGGGCAGACGGGGGTCCCCAAGATGTTTGAACTAATTGGACACTGACATCAGGTCCCCCTGGCAACagtaacaacccccccccaagcaGCCATGTCACCCCGAATGGCACCTCTTCAATAAAGGGCCCTCACAGGTCCACCAAGGGTCATTCTTGAGAGGCCATCCAGGGGGCTCAAGGGGCAGGGCCAGGCTCATGGTCTGGAGGGTGCAGGGACACACAGATGCTCAAAGGGGCCAAGACAACTGAGCACAGAACACTGAGACACCTCTCTTTCTAGGGgagtggtttttttgggggaaattttggtttttaggtcacacctggcagcgctcaggggtgactactggctctatgctcagaaatcgctcctggcaggctcaggggaccatatgggatgctgggattcaaaccagtccttttgcatgtaaggcaaacaccctacctccatgctatctctccagccccatctaggGGAGTGTTGACCTCTCTGCCAATGCCCAGGATGCAGAACAGAGTTTTCATCTCTGTCACTTCATCCAGGAATGGGGCAGGCAGGATCCAGTCACTCCCCAAAAGCCCCTCAAGACTCATCTGTCCTATGTCACCAACGGCAAGGTCCCATTCCTCAGTGAACAAGGGTGCAGCCCTCAATAGGCCCCACACAGCTGTCTCAGGGGAGATGTACTGGGATGTTGGAAAaggtcttttgggggggcacacctagtggtgctcagggcttactcctaactctgtgctcaaaaatcactccctgcaggctcaggaggggcgggggaccgtatgggatgcctcgATTTAAACcacgtcagtcctgggtcaacagtttgccttgcaaactccctactgctgtgctatctctccgccccccaggAAGGTCTGTTAACCCGTTTTTAGGTGCTTGTCCCTGCCCACACTTACTCTGCTCTGAGGGTTGCCAAGGGGTgatgggtgtgtgtgggtgaggaTGAAACCATCTGAGCACCTGGACACAGCGCAGGGAAGTCTGGGGAGTCAGGACAGGGTTCACAGAGAGAGGCCCCACGCCGCCCCCCACCTTCATCGATAGCACAATCGGGCACTTTGAAGACTTTATGTGGGTTCCACAGAGGCCCAGCACAACCCCACTCCAGCTGACAGTAGAACCCACAGGCGCCCCCAAAGGCTCAGGCAGAGGCTGACAAGTGATGGCTCGGCACAGCCCTTGCAGAAGAAAGTTGCCTCCTCTCTCTTTGAAGGTGGAGCCATGCCCAGTATGACTCAGGTCGGCAGTGGAAAGGAGCAGTGAAGGCACCCCCAGCCTGTGTCGATGGAGCAGCTCCTCCTGGCAAAGAACTACAAGGTGCTATAAGGTTCTAGAAGCTCCTCTTCAAGGGCTTAACGGTTCCTGGTGGCTGGTAGGCAAGGCAGCAGGAGACGGGCATCGGGCACTGCACTGGTGTTGGGGGTCACCTGGCAGCACCCCAGGATCCCCTGCTATCTCTAAGAAGTACTTACACAGCTCtgtcctgccaggcttggggctAGAGTTCCCCATGATTCTAGGATTACCGGGAAATGCTCTCTGAAGCTCCCTATACTGGCCCAATTCACTCCCAGACCCCTGCTAAAGGCCCTTCCTCCGACTTGTTTGTCCTTAAATTGGAAAAATTCTACCCAAACAATAAATTAAGTCATATACATTTCCCCATCATGCCCCCCTTAACTCCTGTGAGCTGCCCCTCCCAAAGAAAACTCACCCCCCAAATTACTCAGTTTATCAGCAAGGCACTGCCCACCTTGCCCAGGGCTGGAGCTAGCCTGAAAGAGGAGCTTCGGGAGACGCCCTGTGTGTCCTGGAGAACACAGTTCCCTGATGATCCCACAAAACCCTCAGGGGCCAGCGGGAAGACATACAACAGCACTGGGCCCCCAATTTGTGCCACCACCACCAACTCTCACAATCTTCCTTATCTCTTGGATCTCAATGACCTCCCAATCATGGCACATtcggtgtgtgtatgtgtatgcacatgtgtgtatgtgtggtgagGGGCAGGGCAGAAGGGTTCCCATCCAATGTGGCCGCTTCCCTACAGGAAGAACTCATTCAATGCCCCTGAaaaatcttcctttttttaaaggaaaaagcaGAAAGCAACCCCACATTGCACCTGAGATGACCCTCACCCCCCAGACCCTCCCAGCACCCACTTCCACCTGAGGCTGGGGCCCCTTAGAAAACTAACTCAGCTCCCTGCTAACCCACTCATGGAAACAGGGATGGACCCGGTAGGCCCGAGCATTGGGCACAGCAGCTACTGTAGGGCCTCGGGGACAGTGCTGAGCACATGCGGGGTGTCAGTGGCTGCCGGACCACTGTAGAAGGCGCCCGCATGCGTGTGGTTGCGTGGCTCACGCAGGTAGGGCGGCACAGCCGAGCTCTTGATGTGCAGGACTCGAGTGTCCATCACCTGGCAGTCGATCTGCATCATCACCTCATAGTCCTGCCCATTGATGACGTGCTCTGTGGGGGGACAAGACCTGATCAGGGATGCTTAGGCTCTGCCACAGGGTACACAGCGTCTGCACAATTAACACACTTGCATGCACTGACACCAGGGGCACGtgacccagtggtactcagggcttactcctagctctgtgctcaggaatcactcctggcaggcttgggggaccatatgggatagtggggattgaacccgagtcaatcacatgaaaggcagacacccttGCCagtgtgctcttgctccagccctgcaTCACATGCCTTTTGTCTGGTTCAACACACACACTTAGATATAGTCACGCACCTTCAGCTGGGGAGAAATGATGCTTACCTCAGGGGAGGCCACATCATTCATTTCCCAGCTACGGACAGGAGCCACCAGGCAGAACAAACTCAGAGGAGGTGATagagcatatgtgtgtgtgtgtgtgtgtgtgtgtgtgtgtgtgtgtgtgtgtgtgtgtctctctctcagaGGAGGTGatagagcgtgtgtgtgtgtctctctctctctctctctctctctctctctctctctctctctctctgctgctgTCAGTCATAAGGGTAACACCTAGCTGGCTGGGCTGAGAcagacctgtgtgtgtgtgtgtgtgtgtgtgtgtgtgtgtgtgtgtctgtctctctctctctctgctgctgTCAGTCATAAGGGTAACACCTAGCTGGCTGGGCTGAGACAgacctgtctctgtctctctctctctctgctgctgTCAGTCATAAGGGTAACACCTAGCTGGCTGGGCTGAGACAGACCTGCAGCCcctgagttgtgtgtgtgtgtgtgtgtgtgtgtgtgtgtgtgtgtgtgtgtgtctctctctctgctgctGTCAGTCATAAGGTAACACCAGCTGGCTGGGCTGAGACAGACCTGCAGCCCCTGAGTTGTgagtgctggtgtgtgtgtgtgtggtgtgtgtgtgtgtgtgttgagacaGACCTGCAGCCCCTGAGTTGTgagtgctggtgtgtgtgtgtgtgtgtgtgtgtctctgttgCTGTCAGTCATAAGGGTAACACCTAGCTGGCTGGGCTGAGACAGACCTGCAGCCCCTGAGTTGTgagtgctggtgtgtgtgtgtgtgtgtgtgtgtgtgtgtgtgtgttgagacaGACCTGCAGTCCCTGAGTTGTGAGTgctggtgtatgtgtgtgtgtctctgttgCTGTCAGTCATAAGGGTAACACCTAGCTGGCTGGGCTGAGACAGACCTGCAGCCCCTGAGTTGTGagtgctggggtgtgtgtgtgtgtgtgtgtgtgtgtgtgtgttgagacaGACCTGCAGCCCCTGAGTTGTgagtgctggtgtgtgtgtgtgtgtgtgtgtgtggtgtgtgtgtgtgtgttgagacaGACCTGCAGCCCCTGAGTTGTgagtgctggtgtgtgtgtgtgtgtgtggtgtgtgtgtgtgtgttgagacaGACCTGCAGCCCCTGAGTTGTgagtgctggtgtgtgtgtgtgtgtgtggtgtgtgtgtgtgttgagacaGACCTGCAGCCCCTGAGTTGTgagtgctggtgtgtgtgtgtgtgtgtgtgttgagacaGACCTGCAGCCCCTGAGTTGTgagtgctggtgtgtgtgtgtgtgtgtgtgtggtgtgtggtgtgtgtgtgtgtgtgtgtgtgtgtgtgtgtgtgagtgtgtagaGACAGACCTGCAGCCCCTGAGTTGTGAGTgctggtgtatgtgtgtgtgtgtgtgtgtgcgtgcgtgcgtgtgtgtgtgtgtgtgtgtgtgtgtgtgtgtgcgcgtgcgtgctgGGCTGAGACAGACCTGCAGCCCCTGAGTAGCTTAGAGTCCCAGGAAGGGAACTCTGAGTTCTAGGGGCACTCAAGCATCCAGCAGCAAGTCACAGCACCTGCCTGCAGAGGTTTCTACAGAGAGCCTGAATCACGCTAGGGACAGGAGGTGAGGGAGGTGAGGTCTGGGACAAAGTGGAGCAGTTTCCGGGGCTCAGTGTTAAGCACACAGGCCCCTGGAATCCCAGCAGGGCCCATGATTCCAGAGGCTGATCAGTTTACATCCCCCTGACCCCTGGGCACCCCCAATCCCCATGCCTCTGGCCACCTGTTCCCATCTTAACAGTCTCTTCCATGTTTTCAGCCAGGGGACAGGGTGGAAGGGGACAGGGCTGAAAGGACAGGGCTCCCCATCAGGACCCTGCATCATCATCAGAATCTCCCCAGAGTTACAGacaggtgctcagggctgagtTGTCTCCCCAGAACACAGGCTGGGTACCCTGGACCATAGTCATCAGGGGTCCTGGTGAGCACAGTAGCTAGTAATGGAAAATGTGTGAAGGGACTTTTACTGCTTCTTGGATTAACTCAGAATCTGGCCAATAGGCTTGCCTGGGGTGGCTGGAATAGTAGAGGGGCGCCACCCTGGGGTCTACTCATGCTGACCAGACCACCCTACTAGCTGTACCCCATCATCCAGTCAGAAGGCAGGAGTTCATCCCAAGCTCAGCTTCTCTCCTGGAAAAGCTATGTCCTGATTCCACTCCAGTAGGGCCTGGCTACCCGCTGCCCTTGCCAGTGGCACCCTTGGGCCACCACACTGCAGGAAAACCTCTGCTAATCCCAGCTGATAACCTCTCCAGGTAGGACCGAATCTCATGCTCAACCACTTCATCCTCTGCCCAGCAATAGCACACAAGGAACAGTATGCCACCGTGAAATGCTCACAGTCCAGTGGCCTGGAATTCTGCTCAGAGGAGAGCAGACACTGCCAGGGGTGCCCAGAACCTGCTTCATAGACCCCAAAATGTCAGCAGCAGCTGtgtccagcactgccaggagctagAACCATCTGATCAGTGGATGTTTCCAACCTAACAGTCCCTTTTAAAAGctcaaaagaggggccagagcagtagcacagaggggagggtatttgccttgaatgcagtcgacctaggttcaattcctgacatcgcttagggtcccctgagcttgtgaggagtaaccaacccctgagcaccattggtgtgtccccccaaaaaaattaaaaggcaactCGAAAGTAAATCTCTTTTAGAAAAGAACAATTTTTCTAGGGAGGATTTTAAAAGAGAAAGTTTAAATGTTCTATGAGAACAGTGGGAGGAAATTCTCAATGAATAAAAAGCAGGTCTACTCAGCACTTAGTGATCAGGTTCCCCAGGGTGCCCTGGTCCAGCAAAGAATCCAGATAACTCGGAGACCATACCCACCCACCAACATCCAATAAGGACTCAGTCCCTGGAGACTACACTCTCTCACTGATACCCAATAAAGAACCAGCCCCTCAGAGACCACGCCCACTCACCGTTCACGCCCACGGCAGGCAGTACAATGGACATCTTGGGTCTGCTGGTCTTGTTGTGGGTGGTGGCTGGCAACAGCAGGTGGTCCTGGAAGTGACAAGAGTGGTGGTTACCGAGGCCAGCCTGCCAGCTGGAAGTGGGCCAACTTGGGGCAAACAGGCCCAGCGCCCTGTTACCAGACTCAGAGAGGTCGTAGGATTGGAAATGTACAGGGTGCAAAATTTCAAAGGATTTTTCTCCAGTTGAGAGAATGGCTGTGGCTCTGCCCGAAGACTGTGTGCCCAGGGCTCCCAATTCCAcaggcatgaaattttcctatatgtggatgtacatggaatctattttgttaagtgaaataagtcagagggagagagatagacacagaatagtctcactcatctatgggttttaagaaaaattaaaagacattactataataaggcccagcgacaatagagttaagggctggaagggctggaagaacccgctcacaatttgaagctcaccacaaagagtggtgaactctgttagggaagtaactacactaacaactaacataacaatgttaaagaatgagagaagtagaatgcctgtcatgaatacaggcggcggggggggtgggtggggggggcattgatgatgggaatgttgcactggtgatgggggtgttctgtttataactgaaacccaactacaaacatgcttgtaatgatagtacttaaacaaaaatttatattaaaaatgtttttttcaggcccagagagatagcacagcagcgtttgccttgcaatcggccgatccaggaccaaaggtggttggttcgaatcccggtgtcccatataccacacctggaggtacttggggcttactcctgactctgcactcagaaattcttcctgatGCTCAGGAGAAAGGGGAGGCCagtatgggatgctaaggatcaaacctgggtaggatgcatataaggcaagtaccctcctggctgttctatttcttcagcccccaaaCTTAAGATAAGCTtgtccctggggctggagagatagcatggaagtaaggtgtttgcctttcatgcaggaggtcattggtttgaatcctggcatcccatatggtcccccgagcctgccaggagcaatttctgagcgtggagtcaggagtaacccctgagcactgcccggtgtgacccccccccaaaaaaaaaacacaaaaacaaaaaaaaagaaaagcttgtcCCCAAAGTACTGCTCTTAAGGTTCTGGGTGAAGGAGTTATGGGGCTGCATACCCAGCACAGTACTGCATGATGCCAACTCAGGAGCTAGAAGCAGCCTACAGCCCTTAAGGCTCCTGGCATCCAACAAAACACTGAAGATAAGGAGCCAGAAGAATCTGGTTTCAGAAAAAGGCCTATTTGTGGGTTTGGGAAAAGGTATGAATATCCATATAAATTCCAGTT
Coding sequences within it:
- the OLFML2B gene encoding LOW QUALITY PROTEIN: olfactomedin-like protein 2B (The sequence of the model RefSeq protein was modified relative to this genomic sequence to represent the inferred CDS: inserted 1 base in 1 codon; deleted 3 bases in 3 codons; substituted 1 base at 1 genomic stop codon), with translation MVPRGAGGPRCGGGGGGRARGDRERGLRRRAAGEAGRAPADEEAVVVVVVAPPKGRGAGPGSSCPARRTRPSNAGHAPCHAPWPAVEPRFWHVKTTPPDTPHINKPRSGASVYPSRHGSWLECHTAAVRPRVGAGARGDSRRPPEGGQGGGTDRGSLQPAPPRTAQAQCRGFRPITAPPLPAPGFGPAGPQAPQRLAAAVSVALWGWATWLGAPGSSPTEPPGEEDTLQNEADNQENVPVPGDYDKVKAVSEGAGCSCKCVVRPLGRDACRRVDTGTPGPHDTYTVETVTSGPGCKCFLCGTPSALNPCEGDFRLQKLREAEGRDLKLSSVLDMLEGALYGLDLLKLHSVTTKLXGRVDRLEEEVSRNLTQENEEIKEHIEEIRSEVRERSQQGCCREKPDSQPDCRSRLLAESALAWSASGGFXSFCRKKFLSLQVNTVELLDTQPLARPPQLPHQPAKPRAQLVSRPTIIRGFTYYKAQVPDEEEDENDIEELQDEFFSGDHEGYLLSAEQLLRQGSVAGADLDLLSPAWPSSPGVPDPMSPASAEQGSTPPLAVGELDTPPTVTSPLSTSGAPLPTVAEATHTEVAGTEATAGWGTVPVSPSLSPEDIPTIGKCEDTLSSITEPVLQNTYGRSEGAWMKDPLAQDDHIYVANYHYGNTLIEFRNLESFKQGRWSNSYKLPYSWAGTGHAVLGGAFFYRRAFSRTILKFDLRRRSVAAWALLHDAALEERERERAADAAPGRWRGPSDVHLAVDEAGLWLLYPALDDDAMVLSRLSAADLSARRDATWRTGLRRGRFGSCFVVCGVLYAVDSARRRRAAVAYAFDTHTGTQVAPRLPFENRFAATAHVGYNPRDRLLYAWDNGHQLTYQVVFAY